The Mesorhizobium sp. M1D.F.Ca.ET.043.01.1.1 genome contains a region encoding:
- a CDS encoding winged helix-turn-helix domain-containing protein produces the protein MTGQAMVRTDEGLLAPPHVEASAHAPISFGSFRLDRAQRLLLQDGEPVRIGSRALDLLIALIDRAGDIVSRHELLELVWRNVVVDEAGVRVHMASLRRALGDGRDGARYIVNVAGRGYSFVAPITPNEPDPRPPPPAASLAPRSTGRVPPPPRSLIGREAVITSLSELLLARRFISIVGPGGIGKTTVAAAIVQRLQSAFDDTNVIFVDFGAMTEGRLVPGAVIAAVGCAIGGADPVTELVTFLADKRVLIIFDSCEHLVDPTSLLAGELFQRSPGVHLLVTSRESLRVDGETVHLLSPLAYPADEFPTAPEALATPAVQLFMDRAAYSGFHGELTDSDAPVVGEICRRTDGIALAIELAASRVGTYGIRGVANLLAGNAKLRLAGRRTVVPRHQTLEAMLDWSFELLAELEQRILSRLSVFVGLFSIEAACSVAGSAGDDGKATMVSIASLVDKSMVWVQPVGEVVFYRLADVTRAYAMTKLQEFEEPEPISRRHARYFASLLKGIALEHGAYADMRPYAPHINNVRKALEWSFSDPESHAVGVELAADAVPLFLNLWLLSEGRHWSRFALSASDEIKELPRREARLPEAPADSAQNPQDDAQEFSDAIEPGTNLLEADGGEMTRFRLLAGLNSFLTTLGDFEGGLATAKRCAIIADRSGALSDRVIAEWMLAASYHTGGDQAAAMTHCERGFALDAEIGHPEIRLFGYDHHLRAELALSRILWLRGSPERACRLVLETMEGAALSSLHGDYSMAAANGVAVLLWSGNTRDSGTHIDRLIAHVETHPFKLNAAAALALKGEWLVMVGEPLAGIAALQEALKMLNREQFQMVVPGAARALADGLAQSGQYREAQTMIDEATSSAERMGQKFWLPDLYRTEGEINLKAPSPDVEAAEQAFLVSIKLAGEQGAIGWELKAAIPLARLLIGLERGADALALLAPIYEAHSERTGTTDLADAESILESLR, from the coding sequence GGGTGAGGGTACACATGGCTTCGCTTCGCCGGGCTCTAGGAGACGGTCGAGACGGGGCACGATACATCGTGAACGTCGCCGGCAGGGGCTATAGTTTTGTCGCTCCAATAACACCCAACGAACCGGATCCGCGGCCGCCTCCACCGGCGGCGTCTTTGGCACCCCGATCCACAGGCCGTGTTCCACCGCCACCTCGTTCGCTGATCGGCCGGGAAGCCGTCATCACTAGCCTGAGCGAACTCCTTTTGGCGCGCCGTTTCATCAGCATCGTCGGACCGGGAGGCATCGGCAAGACGACAGTCGCTGCGGCCATTGTCCAGAGGCTGCAAAGTGCATTCGACGACACGAACGTCATATTTGTCGATTTCGGCGCAATGACCGAGGGCCGCCTGGTTCCCGGGGCCGTCATCGCGGCGGTCGGCTGTGCAATTGGAGGCGCGGATCCAGTCACCGAACTGGTGACCTTCCTCGCGGACAAACGCGTGCTGATCATCTTCGACAGTTGCGAGCATTTGGTCGATCCGACGTCGCTCTTGGCCGGCGAGCTCTTTCAGCGCTCGCCAGGCGTGCATCTGCTGGTGACTTCCCGTGAATCGCTACGTGTCGATGGAGAGACCGTCCATCTCTTGAGCCCTCTGGCCTATCCGGCCGACGAGTTTCCGACAGCGCCCGAGGCGCTGGCGACACCGGCGGTGCAACTCTTCATGGATCGGGCAGCGTACAGCGGGTTCCACGGAGAGTTAACTGACAGCGATGCGCCCGTCGTCGGTGAGATCTGCCGCCGCACCGATGGCATCGCGCTTGCAATCGAACTGGCAGCCAGTCGAGTCGGAACTTACGGCATCCGCGGCGTCGCCAATCTTCTGGCCGGCAATGCGAAATTGCGCTTGGCCGGGCGGCGCACTGTCGTTCCACGACACCAGACGCTCGAAGCGATGCTCGACTGGAGCTTCGAGCTACTTGCGGAACTTGAGCAGCGGATCCTCTCCCGCCTCTCCGTCTTCGTCGGGCTCTTCTCGATAGAAGCGGCGTGCTCCGTTGCTGGCTCGGCCGGAGATGACGGTAAGGCGACAATGGTGTCGATAGCAAGCCTCGTCGACAAATCCATGGTCTGGGTCCAGCCGGTAGGTGAGGTCGTCTTCTATCGCCTTGCCGATGTGACCCGCGCATATGCAATGACGAAATTGCAGGAGTTCGAAGAGCCTGAACCTATTTCCCGGCGCCACGCTCGTTACTTTGCCAGCCTGCTCAAGGGCATTGCGCTCGAACATGGCGCCTATGCCGATATGCGACCATATGCACCGCACATCAACAATGTCCGAAAGGCACTCGAGTGGAGCTTTTCAGACCCGGAATCGCATGCTGTAGGGGTCGAACTGGCAGCCGATGCTGTACCTCTGTTTCTCAATCTTTGGCTACTTTCCGAAGGTAGGCATTGGTCGCGTTTCGCGTTGAGCGCGAGCGATGAAATCAAGGAACTCCCTCGGCGCGAAGCGCGACTGCCGGAGGCACCGGCAGATTCTGCCCAGAACCCACAAGACGATGCGCAGGAATTTTCTGACGCGATCGAGCCGGGAACGAATCTATTAGAGGCTGACGGCGGCGAAATGACGCGATTTCGTCTTTTGGCTGGTCTTAATAGCTTCCTGACGACGCTCGGTGACTTCGAAGGTGGGTTGGCTACTGCAAAGAGGTGCGCCATCATCGCGGATCGGAGCGGAGCGCTCAGCGACCGAGTCATTGCCGAATGGATGCTCGCCGCATCCTACCACACCGGAGGCGACCAGGCCGCCGCCATGACACATTGCGAGCGCGGCTTCGCGCTTGATGCCGAGATCGGCCACCCGGAGATCCGTCTATTCGGCTACGATCACCATTTGCGTGCCGAGCTTGCTTTGTCGCGCATCCTTTGGCTCAGGGGATCTCCCGAGCGTGCTTGCAGGCTGGTCCTGGAAACCATGGAGGGCGCCGCGCTGTCGTCCCTGCACGGTGACTACAGCATGGCCGCTGCTAACGGCGTCGCGGTTCTGCTCTGGAGCGGCAATACTCGGGACTCGGGCACCCACATCGACCGCTTGATAGCGCATGTAGAGACACATCCCTTCAAGTTAAACGCCGCCGCTGCCTTGGCGTTGAAAGGAGAATGGCTCGTGATGGTTGGGGAACCTCTGGCAGGCATCGCCGCACTGCAAGAAGCGCTCAAGATGCTTAACCGGGAGCAGTTTCAAATGGTTGTGCCAGGCGCAGCCAGGGCTCTGGCCGACGGGCTCGCTCAAAGCGGCCAGTATCGCGAGGCGCAAACGATGATCGATGAGGCCACTTCTTCCGCGGAACGAATGGGGCAAAAATTCTGGCTGCCCGATCTGTATCGGACAGAAGGTGAGATCAACCTGAAAGCACCTTCCCCCGATGTCGAGGCGGCCGAGCAGGCTTTCCTCGTGTCTATCAAGCTTGCGGGAGAACAGGGAGCTATAGGGTGGGAACTAAAAGCTGCGATTCCGTTGGCGCGCCTGTTAATAGGCCTGGAACGCGGCGCGGACGCGCTCGCGCTTCTCGCCCCGATCTATGAGGCGCATTCGGAGAGAACCGGCACAACTGATCTCGCGGATGCCGAGAGCATACTGGAATCTTTGCGATGA
- a CDS encoding SDR family oxidoreductase, with product MQPENKIALVTGGSRGLGRNTVVSLARCGVDSIFTYNSARAEAEAVTAEVAAIGRKAIPLQLDVGQASTFDAFAEKVRDTLTGLGAQHFDYLVNNAGISHHNSIEKTTEDELDTLYRVNFKGVFFLTQKLLPLISDGGRIVNLSSGLARIIIPGSAPYGALKGAIEVLTRYQAKELGPRRIAVNAVAPGSIQTDFSGGMVRDNPELNKQVAGMTAFGRAGVPDDVGPMITSLLSDDNRWVTAQVIEVSGGLAI from the coding sequence ATGCAACCTGAAAACAAAATTGCGCTTGTGACAGGAGGAAGCCGCGGTCTGGGCCGCAACACAGTGGTCAGCCTCGCGCGCTGCGGTGTCGACAGCATCTTCACCTACAATTCGGCTCGCGCTGAAGCGGAAGCTGTGACGGCAGAGGTTGCCGCGATCGGACGCAAGGCCATCCCCTTGCAGCTCGACGTCGGACAAGCCTCGACCTTCGATGCGTTCGCAGAGAAAGTCCGTGACACGCTGACAGGGCTTGGCGCCCAGCACTTTGACTATCTCGTCAACAACGCGGGCATCTCACATCACAATTCAATCGAGAAGACGACCGAGGACGAACTCGACACGCTCTATCGGGTGAACTTCAAAGGGGTTTTCTTTCTCACCCAAAAACTGTTGCCGCTGATCAGCGATGGCGGGCGGATCGTGAACCTTTCGAGCGGCCTCGCCCGCATCATCATTCCCGGCAGCGCTCCATATGGTGCGCTCAAGGGAGCCATCGAAGTTCTCACCCGCTATCAGGCCAAGGAACTCGGTCCGCGCCGTATCGCGGTGAACGCAGTGGCGCCCGGGTCGATCCAGACGGATTTCAGCGGAGGCATGGTTCGTGACAATCCGGAACTCAACAAGCAGGTCGCCGGAATGACAGCATTCGGCCGAGCAGGAGTTCCCGACGATGTCGGGCCGATGATCACTTCGTTGCTCTCCGACGACAATCGCTGGGTCACCGCGCAGGTCATCGAGGTATCCGGCGGTTTGGCGATCTAG
- a CDS encoding SDR family oxidoreductase codes for MSLQEKVALVTGSGRGIGRAIAERYAARGARVVVNYANNSALAEDAVAKIVSAGGKAIAVQADVARVDDIKHLFDTVLDTYGRLDIVVANAGIELVAQSVIDFTEADFDRLFAVNAKGAFFTLQQAARHVADNGRIIYIGTSNTAFPLPGRALYGGSKIAAQFLIQVLAKELGHRGVAVNSILPTAIEGAGVFTDGVRSEVREFVKSFRPMQRMGTVEDVADAAEFLAGDLSGFVSGQHLMVSGGGPA; via the coding sequence ATGAGCCTGCAGGAAAAAGTCGCGCTGGTTACCGGCTCGGGTCGCGGCATCGGTCGCGCAATCGCGGAACGCTATGCCGCGCGCGGCGCAAGAGTTGTGGTGAATTATGCGAACAACAGCGCGCTGGCTGAGGACGCCGTCGCGAAAATTGTGAGTGCGGGAGGCAAGGCCATTGCGGTCCAGGCGGATGTCGCCCGCGTCGATGACATCAAACATCTCTTCGATACGGTGCTGGACACCTATGGGCGGCTCGACATCGTCGTCGCCAACGCGGGTATCGAGCTGGTCGCCCAATCCGTCATTGACTTCACCGAGGCAGACTTCGATCGGCTCTTCGCGGTGAATGCCAAGGGCGCCTTCTTTACGCTTCAGCAGGCTGCGCGCCACGTCGCCGACAATGGCAGGATCATCTACATAGGCACGAGCAATACAGCGTTCCCCCTGCCTGGCCGCGCTCTGTATGGTGGGAGTAAGATCGCAGCTCAGTTTCTCATCCAGGTGCTGGCTAAGGAGCTCGGCCACCGCGGCGTCGCGGTCAACTCAATCCTGCCGACCGCCATCGAGGGAGCCGGCGTATTTACGGACGGCGTGCGTTCTGAAGTCCGTGAGTTCGTGAAGTCATTCCGGCCGATGCAACGGATGGGTACCGTCGAGGACGTCGCCGACGCTGCCGAATTTCTGGCCGGTGATTTGTCGGGTTTCGTCAGCGGTCAACATCTAATGGTTAGCGGCGGCGGACCGGCGTGA
- a CDS encoding AraC family transcriptional regulator: MDVVLSLSACASNGTMDVQEFAMPATSDAISADPVLQQLVEQFRRSESDDEDGLYSDAIRLALAARWLRLRSNGQSQPVDGLQQWRLKRVTAYIDQHINEAISLADLAQTAGLSRMYFAARFRAATGLRPHDYILRQRIERAKELLLQNEQSLVDVALTTISGELAL; this comes from the coding sequence ATGGACGTCGTGCTCTCACTGTCCGCGTGTGCCTCCAATGGGACAATGGACGTCCAAGAGTTCGCCATGCCCGCGACCTCGGATGCCATTTCGGCCGACCCGGTTTTGCAGCAACTAGTCGAGCAGTTCCGCCGCTCCGAGAGCGACGATGAGGATGGACTTTATTCTGATGCCATCCGGCTTGCTCTCGCCGCACGATGGCTTCGTCTGCGCTCGAACGGGCAGAGCCAGCCTGTCGATGGATTGCAGCAGTGGCGGTTAAAGCGCGTGACGGCCTACATCGACCAGCATATTAACGAGGCCATCTCGCTTGCCGACTTGGCTCAAACCGCTGGCCTTAGCCGAATGTACTTTGCCGCGCGGTTTCGTGCAGCGACCGGCCTGCGTCCTCACGACTATATCTTGCGGCAGCGAATCGAGCGAGCCAAGGAACTGCTTCTACAAAACGAACAGTCCCTGGTCGACGTCGCCCTAACGACTATCAGCGGAGAACTCGCGCTGTAA
- a CDS encoding DNA starvation/stationary phase protection protein translates to MQNTLLQTRNPAALHSPTDLGAQATTDIARSLTGVLADTFALYLKTKNFHWHLSGPHFRDYHVMLDEQSDQIFATTDALAERARKVGGTTLRSIGHIARIQRLLDNDADYVTPQDMLAELADDNRRLTGFLRAAHAVCETYNDVASTSLLEVWIDETERRSWFLYETTRTAP, encoded by the coding sequence GTGCAGAACACTCTGCTCCAAACCCGCAACCCCGCCGCATTGCATTCGCCCACCGATCTCGGGGCACAGGCTACGACAGACATCGCCCGGTCACTGACTGGCGTGCTCGCAGATACTTTTGCCCTCTACCTCAAGACCAAGAATTTCCATTGGCACCTGTCTGGGCCACATTTTCGCGACTATCACGTCATGCTTGACGAGCAGAGCGATCAGATCTTCGCAACGACTGACGCCCTGGCCGAGCGCGCCCGCAAGGTCGGCGGCACGACATTGCGGTCGATCGGACACATTGCCCGCATCCAGCGGCTGCTCGACAACGACGCCGACTATGTGACGCCGCAGGACATGCTGGCAGAGCTTGCCGACGACAACCGCAGGCTGACTGGGTTCCTCCGGGCAGCGCATGCCGTATGCGAAACCTATAACGACGTAGCCTCGACGAGCCTCCTAGAAGTCTGGATCGACGAGACCGAACGCCGAAGCTGGTTTCTTTACGAGACGACGCGGACCGCGCCATAA
- a CDS encoding HAMP domain-containing sensor histidine kinase, protein MSKADADDATALANISLLAMSRIMAVAGHDLKQPLHVAMLSMARAVEEGVPEAAAYRLRVALDAMMRLNSELSDIARLSQMDGALQPNHRVVRVADILSRADQDWCFYAEACGIDLQVCSSDLLVETDPEMLHSIIRNFVGNALKYCGPGGHVRVDCRLQHDRLNIDVEDDGCGISASRFESIFNAFDRGDQAGRTEGLGLGLTIVRQTADLLRHQVTVRSVENKGSIFSIELPRHLPDTCEPERSEVGRIHV, encoded by the coding sequence ATGTCTAAGGCAGATGCAGACGATGCAACAGCGCTGGCCAACATATCGCTTCTCGCAATGTCCAGGATCATGGCGGTTGCAGGCCATGACCTCAAGCAACCGCTCCACGTGGCCATGCTGTCGATGGCGCGTGCAGTCGAGGAAGGCGTGCCGGAAGCTGCCGCCTATCGGCTGCGCGTCGCACTCGACGCGATGATGCGTCTGAACAGCGAACTCAGCGACATAGCCCGGCTGTCGCAGATGGACGGCGCTCTCCAGCCAAACCACCGGGTGGTGCGGGTGGCTGATATTCTGTCACGAGCCGATCAAGACTGGTGTTTTTACGCGGAGGCGTGCGGGATCGATCTGCAGGTGTGCTCGTCCGATCTCCTCGTGGAAACCGATCCGGAAATGCTGCACAGCATAATACGGAACTTTGTCGGCAACGCCTTGAAATACTGCGGGCCGGGTGGCCATGTCCGCGTAGACTGCCGGCTTCAGCACGATCGGCTCAACATCGATGTGGAGGACGACGGCTGTGGCATTTCGGCTTCTCGGTTTGAAAGCATCTTCAACGCGTTTGACCGGGGCGACCAAGCCGGCCGAACCGAAGGTCTCGGCCTCGGCCTGACGATCGTGCGTCAGACCGCAGACCTGCTGCGTCACCAAGTAACTGTGCGTTCGGTCGAGAATAAGGGCTCGATCTTTTCGATCGAGCTGCCCCGTCACCTTCCGGACACCTGCGAACCCGAACGATCTGAGGTAGGCAGAATCCATGTGTAA
- a CDS encoding ATP-binding protein — MVGGDGEVIPVFFAITFPASADDGDNVLIYVGDITERRHAQDAIQQAQAELAHAARVATLGELTASIAHEVSQPLMAIVTNGEAGMRWLRRDPPNLEEVETALGRAVAEGRRASDIVKRIRAFLKKAPSHRGDLVLSVLVEDATALVQRELARSNVQLHVDIQAGIPNVRGDRIQLQQVLVNLMINAAHAMSAQTGPRLLFIGVVQNSPKSIEITVRDTGPGISEEHLQRLFEPFFSTKQDGMGMGLAICRTTVEAHGGRLAIESQPGVGATFRVTLPMTEGSAADDQYDRGD, encoded by the coding sequence ATGGTTGGCGGCGATGGTGAGGTCATACCTGTTTTTTTCGCCATAACCTTTCCAGCCTCGGCGGACGATGGCGACAATGTTCTCATATACGTGGGGGACATCACCGAGCGCAGACACGCGCAGGATGCGATCCAGCAGGCGCAGGCGGAACTCGCACATGCCGCCCGGGTAGCCACACTTGGCGAATTAACCGCATCGATCGCGCATGAGGTCAGCCAGCCGCTGATGGCAATCGTTACGAACGGCGAGGCTGGGATGCGGTGGCTGCGGCGCGATCCGCCCAATCTCGAGGAAGTCGAAACGGCGCTCGGACGCGCGGTCGCGGAGGGACGCAGGGCAAGCGATATCGTCAAGCGCATCAGGGCCTTCTTGAAGAAGGCACCGTCGCACCGTGGCGATCTCGTCCTGTCGGTGCTGGTCGAGGACGCCACTGCGCTCGTCCAGCGTGAGCTCGCGAGATCCAATGTTCAGCTGCACGTCGATATTCAGGCCGGCATTCCGAATGTGCGGGGCGACCGCATTCAACTGCAGCAGGTCCTGGTAAATCTCATGATCAACGCCGCGCACGCCATGTCCGCGCAGACTGGACCACGGCTGCTTTTCATCGGTGTTGTGCAGAACTCCCCGAAGAGCATCGAGATTACAGTACGGGATACCGGGCCAGGCATTTCGGAGGAGCATCTGCAACGGCTCTTCGAACCATTCTTTTCGACCAAGCAAGATGGGATGGGCATGGGTCTTGCGATATGCAGGACGACCGTGGAGGCCCATGGCGGACGGCTGGCGATCGAAAGCCAGCCCGGCGTGGGCGCGACCTTTCGAGTGACGCTTCCGATGACTGAAGGAAGCGCGGCAGATGACCAGTACGATCGGGGCGATTAG
- a CDS encoding response regulator transcription factor: protein MKAGSTPAELPPFVTIVDDDPGVRDALDSLFRSVGMTTRAFGSAAEMLQADLPQSSGCLILDVRLPGLSGLDFQVQLASHGIDLPVVFMTGHGDIPMTVRAMKAGAVDFLSKPFRDQDMLDAVTSAIERDRLKRIERAAADGLRADYDTLTQREREVMGHVVAGLMNKQVAGVIGLSEITVKIHRGNVMRKMGVRTLADLVRKAEALGSSGR from the coding sequence ATGAAAGCTGGTTCGACCCCCGCAGAACTTCCGCCGTTCGTGACCATCGTCGACGACGACCCGGGCGTGCGCGACGCGCTCGACAGCCTGTTCCGCTCCGTGGGAATGACGACCCGTGCGTTCGGCAGCGCGGCGGAAATGCTTCAGGCCGATCTGCCACAATCGTCAGGCTGCCTGATCCTGGATGTTCGGCTGCCCGGACTGAGTGGACTGGACTTCCAGGTGCAACTCGCCAGCCATGGCATCGATCTCCCCGTCGTGTTCATGACTGGACACGGTGACATTCCCATGACCGTGCGCGCCATGAAGGCGGGAGCGGTCGACTTTTTGTCGAAGCCGTTCCGCGACCAGGACATGCTCGATGCCGTTACCAGCGCGATCGAGCGCGATCGCCTAAAACGGATTGAGCGCGCCGCTGCGGACGGCCTGCGCGCCGACTATGACACGCTGACCCAGCGCGAGCGCGAGGTGATGGGCCATGTCGTGGCCGGGTTGATGAACAAGCAGGTTGCGGGTGTGATCGGCCTGTCGGAGATCACGGTCAAGATCCACCGAGGCAACGTCATGCGCAAGATGGGCGTCAGGACGCTTGCCGATCTCGTTCGCAAGGCCGAGGCGTTGGGCAGCTCCGGGCGTTGA
- a CDS encoding response regulator has product MSRPAPFTMSKIPAIAIVDDDEGVRSALTSLFSALGYEVRSYASALEFLGDDAVGDPGCMITDIQMPGMTGDELQAELIARGRAFPMIFMTAFPTEATRARVMAAGALAYLDKPAEGDAIARFTERAFS; this is encoded by the coding sequence GTGAGCAGACCGGCACCTTTCACCATGTCCAAGATACCCGCGATTGCGATCGTCGATGACGATGAGGGAGTCCGAAGCGCTCTCACCAGTCTGTTCAGCGCCCTGGGCTACGAAGTCCGCAGCTATGCCTCCGCGCTGGAATTCCTCGGCGACGACGCGGTCGGCGATCCTGGCTGCATGATAACCGACATCCAGATGCCCGGCATGACCGGCGACGAACTCCAAGCGGAACTGATCGCCCGAGGCCGGGCGTTTCCGATGATCTTCATGACCGCCTTCCCGACCGAGGCGACGCGCGCCCGTGTAATGGCTGCCGGCGCTCTCGCCTATCTGGACAAGCCGGCCGAGGGCGATGCAATCGCGCGCTTCACCGAACGTGCCTTCTCATAA
- a CDS encoding alpha/beta hydrolase gives MGSGYIATKDGTQIFYKDWGDKGAQPIVFHHGWPLSSDDWDAQMLFFLANGYRVVAHDRRGHGRSTQVDTGNDMDHYAADASAVAEHLDLRNAVHIGHSTGGGEVARYVAKFGEPQGRVAKAVLVSSVPPLMLKTKENPSGTPIEVFDGFRKALAANRAQFYFDVASGPFYGFNRPGAKVCQGIIDNWWRQGMIGGALAHYEGIKAFSETDQTDDLKAITVPTLILQGDDDQVVPYKDAALLQAKLIKHSTFKIYPGYPHGMLTTHADVINADLLAFIRI, from the coding sequence ATGGGCAGCGGTTACATCGCCACTAAGGACGGCACTCAGATTTTCTACAAGGATTGGGGTGACAAGGGCGCCCAGCCCATCGTGTTCCATCACGGCTGGCCGCTCAGCTCCGACGACTGGGATGCGCAGATGCTGTTCTTCCTTGCGAACGGTTATCGCGTCGTCGCGCACGATCGTCGCGGCCACGGCCGATCCACTCAGGTCGATACCGGAAACGACATGGACCACTACGCCGCCGATGCCTCGGCGGTCGCCGAGCATCTCGACCTCAGGAACGCTGTCCATATCGGCCATTCAACCGGCGGCGGCGAGGTGGCGCGCTATGTCGCCAAATTCGGCGAACCGCAGGGACGTGTCGCCAAAGCGGTGCTCGTCAGCTCCGTTCCTCCGCTCATGCTCAAGACCAAGGAGAACCCCAGCGGTACGCCGATCGAGGTCTTCGACGGCTTTCGCAAGGCGCTCGCAGCCAACCGTGCGCAGTTCTATTTCGACGTGGCGTCAGGTCCCTTCTACGGCTTCAATCGGCCGGGCGCCAAGGTTTGCCAGGGCATCATCGACAACTGGTGGCGTCAGGGCATGATCGGTGGTGCGCTGGCGCATTACGAAGGTATCAAGGCCTTCTCCGAAACCGACCAGACAGACGACTTGAAGGCGATCACCGTGCCGACCCTCATCCTGCAGGGCGACGATGACCAGGTCGTGCCGTACAAGGACGCCGCGCTGCTCCAAGCCAAGCTGATCAAGCACAGCACGTTCAAAATCTATCCCGGCTACCCGCACGGAATGTTGACCACCCATGCCGACGTGATCAACGCGGACCTGCTCGCCTTCATCAGAATCTGA
- a CDS encoding cupin domain-containing protein, producing the protein MSTAKQKSQHVASLARQTPRFESPEGSVSHVDSSDLPVLRQLSIRRLLLGVHGVREPHWHANAHELGYCLHGEALVTIAGSHAQRDSFIVAAGEMFFIPSGAMHSIENIGEHAVEFILAFSHEKPEDFGMKAAFGVMSDAVLGNTYDLPSAAFSSFDRSARASEILSIPRQASVDDQDRHVNAYKYSIEATPPQIDFPAGTARTAKAALWPVLRDIAMYSVTISQEGMREPHWHPETAELGYIASGTARMTVLDPDGSTDTYIIRPGDTYFIPRAYPHHIENVGEGTVHLLIFFDQVSPGDVGYRSLINMFPRSQIAADFGMERYDLPDFPFTEIDPLLVPRCNPIDPVP; encoded by the coding sequence ATGAGTACCGCCAAGCAGAAATCCCAACATGTCGCATCTCTCGCGCGCCAGACGCCGCGTTTCGAAAGTCCCGAGGGCTCTGTCAGCCACGTGGATTCCAGCGATCTGCCGGTGCTGCGCCAGCTTTCGATCCGACGTCTGCTTCTTGGCGTGCATGGCGTGCGCGAGCCCCATTGGCATGCCAATGCCCATGAACTCGGATACTGCCTGCACGGCGAGGCGCTGGTCACAATCGCCGGCAGTCATGCGCAGCGCGACAGCTTCATCGTCGCCGCCGGCGAGATGTTCTTCATCCCCTCCGGCGCCATGCACAGCATCGAGAACATCGGCGAGCACGCCGTGGAATTCATTTTGGCCTTTTCACATGAAAAACCCGAGGACTTTGGGATGAAAGCCGCCTTCGGTGTGATGTCAGATGCCGTGCTCGGCAATACCTACGATCTGCCTTCTGCCGCCTTTTCCAGCTTCGACCGGTCTGCGAGAGCTAGCGAAATCCTCAGCATTCCCCGTCAGGCAAGTGTCGACGACCAGGACCGCCACGTAAACGCCTACAAATACAGCATTGAGGCGACGCCGCCTCAGATCGATTTTCCCGCCGGCACTGCACGCACCGCCAAGGCTGCCCTCTGGCCGGTCCTGCGCGACATCGCGATGTATTCGGTGACCATCAGCCAAGAGGGAATGCGCGAGCCCCACTGGCATCCGGAAACGGCCGAGTTAGGCTACATCGCATCGGGCACGGCTCGCATGACCGTCCTCGATCCCGACGGAAGCACCGACACCTATATCATCAGGCCTGGCGATACCTATTTCATCCCGCGCGCCTATCCCCATCACATCGAGAATGTCGGGGAGGGGACGGTTCATCTCCTCATCTTCTTCGACCAGGTTTCGCCTGGCGACGTCGGCTACAGGTCGCTGATCAACATGTTTCCCCGGAGCCAGATCGCCGCGGATTTCGGAATGGAGAGATATGACTTGCCGGACTTTCCCTTCACCGAGATCGACCCGTTGCTGGTGCCCCGCTGCAATCCAATAGATCCGGTGCCTTGA